The sequence below is a genomic window from bacterium.
GACGCGCTGTCAGGGTACGTGCCATGGCATCATCTACAGTCAGATTAGAACTTGTGGTGCCACTCTCACTATAGCCATCCATCCAGGCGACGTTGAAAGCCAGGTTGAATGAGGGTAAGCGGTGGACGAACCGCATCCTCGGTCAGTCCGGGTTGAGCGCGGCCCGATCGAGATTCTGCGGGAGCAGAGCATCGAGTTGATCCAGCGAGGTGAGCGTCGGCAGCACCTCGAACAGGTGCGCCAGGTAACGGC
It includes:
- a CDS encoding transposase domain-containing protein, whose amino-acid sequence is RYLAHLFEVLPTLTSLDQLDALLPQNLDRAALNPD